One genomic segment of Aliarcobacter cibarius includes these proteins:
- the ssuD gene encoding FMNH2-dependent alkanesulfonate monooxygenase — MSLNIFWFIPTFGDSRYLGSKIESRVSDFDYVKQVAIAADTLGFDGVLVPTGRSCEDPFVVASSLIGVTQRLKFLVALRPGLLQPALAARISSTLDRFSNGRVAFNLVAGGDKEELEGDGLFQDSEDRYEAAAEFIDLWKDILKASYEKNVVNFEGKHYKTVNSKLLYPPVQRPHPPLFFGGSSQKAHELAAQKVDLYITWGETPNAVKAKIEDVKAKAAKYGRTVRFGIRLHIIVRETEAEAWEAAEKLISKLDDEKINASQKALTKLDSEGQRLMSALTNNGKARTREELEISPNLWAGIGLVRGGCATALVGDPQTILKRINEYADLGIDTFVFSGYPHLEESFRVAELLFPLLPGKAKDKLLGHVQSGPFGSVETENGEN; from the coding sequence ATGTCGCTAAATATATTTTGGTTTATCCCAACTTTTGGAGATAGTAGATACTTAGGTTCAAAAATTGAATCTAGGGTATCAGATTTCGATTATGTAAAACAAGTTGCAATAGCTGCTGATACATTAGGTTTTGATGGAGTGTTAGTTCCAACTGGAAGATCTTGTGAAGATCCATTCGTTGTTGCATCAAGTTTAATAGGAGTTACTCAAAGGCTTAAATTTTTAGTTGCGCTTAGACCAGGATTATTACAACCTGCATTAGCTGCGAGAATTTCTTCAACATTAGATAGATTTTCAAATGGAAGAGTTGCTTTTAATTTAGTTGCTGGTGGTGATAAAGAAGAGTTAGAGGGTGATGGATTATTTCAAGATTCTGAAGATAGATATGAAGCTGCAGCTGAATTTATTGATTTGTGGAAAGATATTTTAAAAGCAAGTTATGAAAAAAATGTTGTAAATTTTGAAGGTAAACATTATAAAACAGTTAATTCAAAACTTTTATATCCACCAGTTCAAAGACCACACCCTCCATTATTTTTTGGAGGAAGTTCACAAAAAGCACATGAGTTAGCAGCGCAAAAGGTTGATTTATATATTACTTGGGGAGAAACACCAAACGCTGTAAAAGCAAAAATTGAAGATGTAAAAGCAAAAGCTGCTAAATATGGAAGAACTGTAAGATTTGGTATTAGGTTACATATTATTGTTAGAGAAACTGAAGCAGAAGCTTGGGAAGCTGCAGAAAAATTAATCAGCAAATTAGATGATGAAAAGATAAATGCTTCACAAAAAGCATTAACAAAACTTGATTCTGAAGGTCAAAGATTAATGAGTGCATTGACAAATAATGGAAAAGCTAGAACTAGAGAAGAATTAGAAATTAGTCCAAATTTATGGGCAGGTATTGGTCTTGTAAGAGGAGGGTGCGCAACTGCTTTAGTTGGTGATCCACAAACAATTTTAAAAAGAATAAATGAATACGCAGATTTAGGAATAGATACATTTGTATTTTCAGGATATCCTCATTTAGAAGAGTCATTTAGAGTTGCTGAATTGTTATTCCCATTATTACCAGGAAAAGCAAAAGATAAGTTACTAGGGCATGTACAATCAGGTCCATTTGGAAGTGTTGAAACTGAAAATGGTGAGAATTGA
- a CDS encoding sulfonate ABC transporter substrate-binding protein yields the protein MKNIIKKIRNVALISLLIPAISFGKDVNKKVEDEVRIGYQKYGTLILLKASGELEKKLAPLGVKVTWSEFPAGPQLLEGLNVGGVDFGTTGETPPIFAQAANAKIKYIGYEPPAPRGEAIVVPANSNIKSVADLKGKKVVLNKGSNVHYLLVKALENAGLKYSDVETVFLAPADARAAFERGSVDAWVIWDPFLAAAETSIGAKVIQDGTNTVNNHQFYLAEENYAAKRPDVVAVIFDELKKVNDWAVTKPKEIANALAPLTGLDSITLEKALSRGGYGINYLNEKVIAEQQKIADTFYDLKLIPKRLDIKSVVWLPEQKK from the coding sequence ATGAAAAATATAATAAAAAAAATAAGAAATGTAGCTTTAATATCTTTATTAATACCAGCAATTAGTTTTGGAAAAGATGTAAATAAAAAAGTAGAAGATGAAGTACGAATAGGTTATCAAAAATATGGAACTTTGATATTGTTAAAAGCTAGTGGAGAGTTAGAAAAAAAGTTAGCTCCTCTTGGTGTTAAAGTAACTTGGAGTGAGTTTCCAGCTGGCCCTCAACTATTAGAAGGCTTAAATGTAGGTGGAGTTGATTTTGGAACAACTGGTGAGACACCTCCTATATTTGCACAAGCTGCAAATGCAAAAATAAAATATATTGGATATGAGCCACCAGCTCCAAGAGGTGAAGCAATTGTTGTACCTGCTAATTCAAACATAAAAAGTGTTGCTGATTTAAAGGGTAAAAAGGTTGTACTAAATAAAGGTTCTAATGTACATTATTTACTTGTAAAAGCATTAGAGAACGCAGGGTTAAAATATAGTGATGTTGAAACAGTATTTTTGGCACCTGCAGATGCAAGAGCAGCATTTGAAAGAGGTAGTGTAGATGCTTGGGTAATTTGGGATCCATTTTTAGCAGCTGCTGAAACATCAATAGGTGCAAAAGTAATTCAAGATGGAACAAATACTGTTAATAATCATCAATTCTATTTAGCAGAAGAGAATTATGCAGCAAAAAGACCTGATGTAGTAGCAGTTATTTTTGATGAATTAAAAAAAGTAAATGATTGGGCTGTAACAAAACCAAAAGAAATTGCAAATGCTTTAGCACCATTGACTGGACTTGACTCAATAACTCTTGAAAAAGCATTATCAAGAGGAGGATATGGAATTAACTATTTAAATGAAAAAGTAATAGCTGAACAACAAAAAATAGCTGATACATTTTATGATTTAAAACTTATTCCAAAAAGACTTGATATTAAAAGTGTAGTTTGGCTACCTGAACAAAAAAAATAA
- a CDS encoding RrF2 family transcriptional regulator: protein MKISKKTDYALRALFAIAEPSRKGTISIRELSENVDIPRRFLENIMLEMNKAGWVKSITGRNGGYELARNANSITLGEVIRHFEGMVAMISCVSVYNYEPCSQEGKCYFRRVFLNIRNLTVQILDKTTIASCFSFQPISKDDIFKEEFIGGLGI from the coding sequence ATGAAGATATCAAAAAAAACAGATTATGCACTTAGGGCTTTGTTTGCAATAGCTGAACCTTCTAGAAAAGGAACTATCTCTATTCGAGAATTATCTGAAAATGTAGATATTCCAAGAAGATTTTTAGAAAATATTATGCTAGAAATGAATAAAGCGGGGTGGGTTAAAAGTATTACAGGTAGAAATGGCGGGTATGAGTTAGCAAGGAATGCTAATAGTATTACTTTAGGTGAAGTCATTAGACATTTTGAAGGTATGGTTGCCATGATTTCATGTGTTTCAGTTTATAACTATGAACCATGTAGTCAAGAGGGCAAGTGTTATTTTAGAAGAGTTTTTTTAAATATTAGAAATTTAACTGTACAAATTCTTGATAAAACAACAATTGCTTCATGTTTTTCTTTTCAACCAATATCAAAAGATGATATTTTCAAAGAAGAGTTTATTGGTGGGCTTGGAATTTAA
- a CDS encoding PAS domain-containing protein, with protein sequence MSKETVLDKNAFLVSETDEKGIIRFANEDFCKIAGYSLSELLGKPHNMVRHKDMPKAAFKSLWETVQRGDIWTGYVKNATKDGGYYWVFATVYPFESCDGSKGYLSCRKKAFHDEIIKAEKLYEELKKIE encoded by the coding sequence ATGTCAAAAGAAACAGTACTAGATAAAAATGCATTTTTAGTAAGTGAAACGGATGAAAAAGGAATAATAAGATTTGCAAATGAAGACTTTTGTAAGATAGCAGGTTATTCTTTATCTGAATTACTAGGAAAACCACATAATATGGTAAGACATAAAGATATGCCTAAAGCTGCATTTAAATCATTATGGGAAACTGTACAAAGAGGTGATATTTGGACAGGTTATGTAAAAAATGCAACAAAAGATGGAGGATATTATTGGGTATTTGCAACAGTATATCCATTTGAGAGTTGTGATGGTTCAAAAGGTTATTTATCTTGTAGAAAAAAAGCATTTCATGATGAAATAATTAAGGCTGAAAAATTGTATGAAGAATTAAAAAAAATTGAATAA
- a CDS encoding TolC family outer membrane protein, with the protein MKKVYLSLLTSCFILVTSSLSAELDRVLDDVLTTNPLIKQKMSNYEQTVYDLKIAKSEYLPKLDYIGRLGYEKTLEQVGGANDDRGFNTYRNSLVLTQNLFNGLKTVNRVNYEEARVMAAAYNYVEQTNDVAFNVIRQYINVLKFKDLYNLEKENVGLTRAILEKTQSLSDAGSGSISDVEKVGASLQLAEFNLLTQENNLMDSQFNLARLTGKRIDKDELILPKFTFDLPKTKDEAVSHAIKFNPSIIVANHNIETAKAQLAQNKGKFAPTIDFELAYNLDKNTGGDEGHERNYSALIVYRQNLYNGQADYNSVKKSKVAINQEYEIQGDIKRQIIEGLELSWSAYTMLQKQIVFLTSYQEQSRITLELYKEEFETGTRSLIDLLTAEDDYISARNKLITANYDLLFAKYRVLDAMGELVNSIYKDSSLNYYKPVFANYENVTDGKVIDRTDLDKDGVKDQQDLCDNTSLGIKVDMFGCEREQKEQITETVPVPVTNSINNPQNSTSVDSDINKKSGFVINLATFSSKEEVDKFIKDADLSQNSKVLDYVTQEHKRQLYKVVSNFYESKKSAYEALSKMSVVVKENKPYIESVEKLRSSFKNYN; encoded by the coding sequence ATGAAAAAAGTATATTTATCACTTTTAACTTCATGTTTTATTTTGGTTACATCATCTTTATCTGCTGAGTTAGATAGAGTTTTAGATGATGTATTAACTACAAATCCATTAATAAAACAAAAAATGAGTAATTATGAACAAACAGTTTATGATTTAAAAATTGCTAAATCTGAATATCTACCTAAGTTAGATTATATTGGTAGATTAGGTTATGAAAAAACTTTAGAACAAGTTGGTGGAGCAAATGATGATAGAGGTTTCAATACTTATAGAAACTCTTTAGTATTAACTCAAAATCTATTTAATGGTTTAAAAACTGTTAATAGAGTTAATTATGAAGAAGCTAGAGTAATGGCAGCTGCATATAACTATGTTGAACAAACAAATGATGTTGCATTTAATGTTATTAGACAATATATTAATGTTTTGAAATTTAAAGATTTGTATAACTTAGAAAAAGAAAATGTTGGTTTGACAAGAGCAATACTAGAAAAAACACAAAGTTTGTCTGATGCTGGTTCTGGTTCTATTTCTGATGTAGAAAAAGTTGGCGCTAGTTTACAATTAGCAGAGTTTAATCTGTTAACTCAAGAGAATAATCTAATGGATTCTCAATTTAATTTGGCTAGATTAACAGGTAAAAGAATAGATAAAGATGAATTAATTCTTCCTAAATTTACATTTGATCTTCCAAAAACAAAAGATGAAGCTGTTAGTCACGCAATTAAATTTAACCCTTCAATAATTGTAGCAAATCATAATATTGAAACTGCAAAAGCTCAATTGGCTCAAAATAAAGGTAAATTTGCACCAACAATAGATTTTGAATTGGCTTATAACCTAGATAAAAATACTGGTGGAGATGAAGGTCATGAAAGAAATTATAGTGCCTTAATCGTTTATAGACAAAACTTATATAACGGTCAAGCAGATTATAATTCAGTTAAAAAAAGTAAAGTTGCTATTAATCAAGAATATGAAATTCAAGGTGATATTAAAAGACAAATTATTGAAGGTTTAGAACTCTCTTGGAGTGCATATACTATGCTTCAAAAACAAATCGTATTCCTAACTTCATACCAAGAACAAAGTAGAATAACTTTAGAACTATATAAAGAAGAGTTTGAAACAGGAACAAGAAGTCTTATTGACCTTTTAACTGCAGAAGATGATTATATCTCAGCTAGAAATAAATTGATTACTGCAAATTATGATTTGTTGTTTGCTAAATATAGAGTTTTAGATGCAATGGGAGAATTAGTAAATAGTATTTATAAAGATAGTAGCCTAAATTACTATAAACCAGTTTTTGCAAATTATGAAAATGTAACAGATGGTAAAGTAATAGATAGAACAGATTTAGATAAAGATGGAGTAAAAGATCAACAAGATTTGTGTGATAATACTTCATTAGGAATTAAAGTTGATATGTTTGGTTGTGAAAGAGAACAAAAAGAACAAATTACTGAAACTGTACCTGTACCTGTAACGAACTCAATTAATAATCCTCAAAATAGTACTAGTGTAGATTCTGATATAAATAAAAAAAGTGGATTTGTAATAAATTTAGCAACTTTTTCTTCAAAAGAAGAGGTTGATAAATTCATAAAAGATGCAGATTTATCTCAAAATTCAAAAGTTTTAGATTATGTAACACAAGAGCATAAAAGGCAACTATATAAAGTTGTATCAAATTTTTATGAAAGTAAAAAAAGTGCTTATGAAGCTTTATCAAAAATGTCTGTAGTAGTTAAGGAGAATAAACCTTATATAGAAAGCGTAGAGAAATTACGAAGTTCATTTAAAAATTATAATTAG
- a CDS encoding prephenate dehydratase — protein sequence MIKDIITQVKEIDKNILELFKERKILLNNSKNVEFYSYNKEFIKSIEEEIFSIVKIEYDNEKIVYLGPEGSYTQEAAINNFGIDNLYYSVNSIKNIFYEIDENRATYGVVPIENSSNGIVGDTINCFNSYDLNIIGETILDIHHTLVSNCNKIEDIKIIYSKDIAFDQCSIFLENYHLNEIKYEYVDSTTKAAKLASLTPNSAAICSELAAKTSNIPILFNNIEDNKDNKTRFFIISKKTTKKTKNDKTSIIVQLPNKYGCLIDFLNDFKENKINLNKIKSHIVKGISTFFIEFDGHKDDSNVKKILTKHNNNIKVLGSYKKEIEDI from the coding sequence ATGATTAAAGATATTATTACCCAAGTTAAAGAGATTGATAAAAATATATTAGAACTTTTCAAAGAAAGAAAAATATTATTAAATAACTCTAAAAATGTAGAATTTTATTCATACAACAAAGAGTTTATAAAATCTATAGAAGAAGAGATATTTTCAATTGTAAAAATAGAGTATGACAATGAAAAAATCGTCTACTTAGGACCTGAAGGTAGCTATACTCAAGAGGCAGCTATAAATAATTTTGGTATAGATAATCTTTACTATTCAGTAAATTCAATAAAAAATATTTTTTATGAAATAGATGAAAATAGAGCAACTTATGGAGTTGTTCCAATTGAAAATAGCTCTAATGGAATAGTTGGAGATACTATTAATTGTTTTAATTCTTATGATTTAAATATTATTGGTGAGACTATTTTAGATATTCATCATACACTTGTTAGTAACTGCAATAAAATTGAAGATATAAAGATTATATATTCAAAAGATATAGCATTTGATCAATGTTCAATCTTTCTAGAAAATTATCATTTAAATGAAATAAAATATGAATATGTTGACTCTACAACAAAAGCTGCAAAATTAGCTTCTCTAACACCAAATAGCGCTGCTATTTGTTCTGAACTTGCAGCTAAAACAAGTAATATTCCAATTTTATTTAATAATATAGAAGACAATAAAGATAATAAAACTAGATTTTTTATAATTAGTAAAAAAACTACAAAAAAAACAAAAAATGATAAAACATCAATAATAGTTCAACTACCAAATAAATATGGGTGTTTAATAGATTTTTTAAATGATTTTAAAGAAAATAAAATAAATCTGAATAAAATTAAATCACATATAGTTAAAGGAATTTCAACATTTTTTATCGAATTTGATGGACATAAAGATGATTCTAATGTTAAAAAGATTTTAACAAAACACAACAATAATATAAAAGTTTTAGGCTCATATAAAAAAGAAATTGAAGATATTTAG
- a CDS encoding DMT family transporter, which translates to MKYYILLLLGVAFWSGNYVLGRFISSDIEPLQLAFYRWIIVCLILSPILILKYKKLYLAFKNSPKMLISQSVLGITAFNTFLYYGVQTTTATNALLINSSTPMIIVLISFLILNTSISKTQLLGIILSTIGVLFLVLKGDFVNILEFKTTSGDLWIILAGFVWALYTVLLKFKTDDLRPFEFFTLTTFIGTTILSIPFFIFSSDFSLSFIEKSEVLYSLLYIVIFPSILSFYFWNISTLKLTANITGQFTHFMPIFGAIFAYFLLGERLETYHLIGFSLIILGIYISVLFKKLKS; encoded by the coding sequence ATGAAATATTATATTTTACTTCTTCTAGGAGTAGCTTTTTGGTCTGGTAATTATGTTTTAGGAAGATTTATATCTTCAGATATAGAACCTTTACAATTAGCATTTTATAGATGGATTATCGTTTGTTTGATTTTATCTCCTATATTAATTTTAAAATATAAAAAACTGTATTTAGCATTTAAAAATAGCCCTAAAATGTTAATTTCTCAATCAGTATTAGGTATTACAGCATTTAATACTTTTCTATATTATGGAGTACAAACAACAACCGCAACAAATGCTCTACTTATAAACTCAAGTACTCCTATGATAATCGTACTTATCTCTTTTCTTATTTTAAATACATCAATTTCTAAAACTCAGCTACTAGGAATTATTTTATCAACTATAGGAGTTTTGTTTTTGGTTTTAAAAGGCGATTTTGTAAATATTTTAGAATTTAAGACTACAAGTGGAGATTTATGGATAATTTTAGCTGGTTTTGTATGGGCATTGTATACAGTATTATTGAAATTTAAAACAGATGATTTAAGACCTTTTGAATTTTTCACATTAACAACTTTTATAGGAACTACTATTTTATCTATTCCATTTTTTATATTCTCTTCAGATTTCTCTTTATCATTTATAGAAAAAAGTGAAGTACTTTATTCTTTATTGTATATTGTAATTTTTCCATCAATATTGTCATTTTATTTTTGGAATATCTCAACTTTAAAATTAACAGCAAACATAACAGGACAATTTACTCACTTTATGCCAATATTTGGTGCAATTTTTGCTTATTTTTTACTAGGTGAAAGATTAGAAACATATCATCTTATTGGATTTTCATTAATAATTTTAGGAATTTATATATCAGTTTTGTTTAAGAAGTTAAAAAGCTAA
- a CDS encoding AEC family transporter → MIYKIIEILFPVFIIVLIGIFYAKRVKIDIDSINKINLDIFIPFLIFYSISSKLPNISVLGYFSLGAVIIVFGSGLILYPFIKLMKIDINSFLPAMMFNNSINLGLPLALLSFGQEAMALFIALSLVQVIGQFTVAEMMYGGKIDIKAMFKNPVIIATCFGLIFNYFNISFPSTINVTFELLSQVAIPLILFALGVRLSTVKLENIKIGIIGAILCPLSGLIMAFLAIYLFEYSELQQKLLILFGLLPTAVLNAILAEKYNKDSSMVASIVAIGNLFTIIYMPLALYFLL, encoded by the coding sequence TTGATATACAAAATAATTGAAATACTTTTTCCAGTTTTTATTATAGTTTTAATAGGAATATTTTATGCAAAGAGAGTAAAAATTGACATAGATTCAATAAATAAAATCAATTTAGATATTTTTATCCCTTTTTTAATTTTCTACTCAATTTCTTCAAAACTTCCCAATATCTCTGTGTTAGGATATTTTTCTTTGGGAGCAGTTATTATAGTTTTCGGTTCAGGTTTAATTTTGTATCCATTTATTAAATTAATGAAAATAGATATTAATAGTTTTTTACCAGCTATGATGTTTAATAACTCAATAAATTTAGGGCTACCTCTTGCTCTACTATCTTTTGGACAAGAAGCTATGGCTTTGTTTATTGCTTTATCTTTAGTTCAAGTTATTGGTCAATTTACAGTTGCTGAAATGATGTATGGAGGGAAAATAGATATAAAAGCTATGTTCAAAAATCCAGTAATAATTGCAACATGTTTTGGATTAATTTTTAATTATTTTAATATATCTTTTCCTTCAACAATTAATGTAACTTTTGAACTATTATCACAAGTTGCTATTCCTTTAATTTTATTTGCTCTTGGAGTTAGACTATCAACAGTAAAACTCGAAAATATAAAAATAGGAATTATAGGTGCTATTTTATGTCCTCTTTCTGGATTAATTATGGCATTTTTAGCTATATATCTTTTTGAATATAGTGAACTTCAACAAAAACTTTTAATTTTGTTTGGATTACTTCCAACTGCTGTTTTAAATGCAATTTTGGCAGAAAAATATAACAAAGATTCTAGTATGGTAGCTTCAATAGTTGCTATTGGAAATCTGTTTACAATTATTTATATGCCATTAGCTTTATATTTTTTACTTTAG
- a CDS encoding ketopantoate reductase family protein, translated as MRFFILGAGGVNSYFGIKLISLGPDLNFVARGKYLESLQQNKLKLQHPDFFFEEKIFSYSNDEIKRFNTLFFNAVSLTTKSTSTKSLVNNFNDLFTKVKNHIYIISFQNEVDSKKNLSSELDENPFLVRLIIKISNNIISLAFFKLKFNLKIIFNKFKAIF; from the coding sequence ATGAGATTTTTTATTTTGGGTGCTGGTGGTGTAAACTCTTATTTTGGCATAAAGTTGATCAGTTTAGGTCCTGATTTAAATTTTGTAGCAAGAGGAAAGTACTTAGAGTCTTTACAGCAAAACAAGTTGAAGTTGCAGCACCCTGATTTCTTTTTTGAAGAAAAAATTTTCTCCTATTCAAATGACGAAATCAAAAGATTTAACACACTATTCTTTAATGCTGTTTCATTGACCACTAAATCAACTTCAACTAAATCTTTAGTAAATAACTTCAACGACCTTTTTACTAAAGTAAAAAACCATATTTATATTATCTCTTTTCAAAATGAAGTTGATAGTAAAAAAAACCTTTCTAGCGAATTAGACGAAAACCCCTTTTTGGTAAGGCTTATAATAAAAATCAGCAATAATATTATAAGTCTTGCTTTTTTTAAGCTAAAATTTAATCTCAAAATAATTTTTAATAAATTTAAGGCTATATTTTGA
- a CDS encoding alpha/beta fold hydrolase, whose translation MSNPEIAKNIRTGKFNTNYHELGQGEPVMFIHGSGPGVSAYANWRGSMPVLAEKFRVIAPDMVGFGYTDRPEGITYNMDVWVQQIIDLMDALGIEKTNLVGNSFGGGLAIALTIKYPQRFNKVVLMGAVGVYFDLTYGLDKAWGYNPSIENMKELLDIFAYDRSIVTDDLAKLRYEASIRPGFHESFSSMFPAPRQNGIDMMTSCEQDIKKIDKDVLIIHGREDKVIPVQNSIRLNQLILKSQLHIFGQCGHWTQIEHKDRFNNLLLNFFSEK comes from the coding sequence ATGTCAAATCCAGAGATAGCGAAGAATATAAGAACAGGTAAGTTTAATACAAATTATCATGAATTAGGACAAGGTGAACCTGTAATGTTTATTCATGGTTCAGGACCTGGAGTATCAGCTTATGCAAACTGGAGAGGATCAATGCCAGTTTTAGCAGAGAAATTTAGAGTAATAGCTCCAGATATGGTAGGATTTGGTTATACAGATAGACCAGAAGGTATTACTTATAATATGGATGTTTGGGTACAACAAATTATTGATTTAATGGATGCTTTAGGAATTGAAAAAACAAACCTAGTTGGAAACTCTTTTGGAGGTGGTTTAGCAATTGCTTTAACTATAAAATATCCGCAAAGATTTAATAAAGTTGTTTTAATGGGTGCTGTTGGAGTATATTTTGATTTAACATACGGACTTGATAAAGCATGGGGATATAATCCAAGTATTGAAAATATGAAAGAGTTGCTTGATATTTTTGCTTATGATAGAAGTATTGTAACAGATGATTTGGCAAAACTAAGATATGAAGCAAGTATTAGACCTGGTTTTCATGAATCATTTTCTTCAATGTTTCCAGCTCCAAGACAAAATGGAATAGATATGATGACTAGCTGTGAACAAGATATTAAAAAGATAGATAAAGATGTTTTAATTATTCATGGAAGAGAAGATAAAGTAATACCTGTACAAAATTCTATAAGATTAAATCAACTTATTTTAAAATCACAATTGCATATATTTGGACAATGTGGACATTGGACACAAATAGAGCATAAAGATAGATTTAATAATCTATTGTTAAATTTCTTTTCGGAGAAATAA
- a CDS encoding 2-hydroxymuconate tautomerase encodes MPIATINIVEGRSDEKKEKLIEKVSLAIAESLDAPLETVRVIINEMPKQHFGIGGKSAKKLGK; translated from the coding sequence ATGCCAATAGCTACAATAAATATTGTTGAGGGAAGAAGTGATGAGAAAAAAGAGAAACTTATAGAAAAAGTATCTTTAGCAATTGCGGAATCTTTAGATGCACCACTTGAAACTGTAAGAGTTATAATAAATGAAATGCCAAAACAGCATTTTGGTATAGGTGGAAAAAGCGCTAAAAAGTTAGGAAAATAA
- the dmpH gene encoding 2-oxo-3-hexenedioate decarboxylase produces the protein MSLDRATIEKLAKHCEDAELEAYEITKITEDYPEMTYKDAYDIQWTARAAKEARGHKIVGMKMGLTSQAKMKQMGVSDPCYGYLADYFSFGDGSCIKIDELIHPKVEAEIAFVLKSDLSGPGCHIGDVLAATDFVMPAVEIIDSRYKDFKFDLKSVIADNSSSSRYVTGGRMRDVKDLDLKTLGVVMEINGEVVEVGAGAAVLGHPATAIAMLANMLAERGEVLKAGTFILSGAITAAVSVKKGDNVTVKFQDLGTLSFKFI, from the coding sequence ATGAGTTTAGATAGAGCAACAATTGAAAAATTAGCAAAGCATTGTGAGGATGCTGAGTTAGAAGCTTATGAAATCACTAAAATAACTGAAGATTATCCAGAAATGACATATAAAGATGCCTATGATATTCAATGGACTGCAAGAGCTGCGAAAGAGGCAAGAGGGCACAAAATTGTAGGTATGAAAATGGGACTTACATCTCAAGCTAAAATGAAACAAATGGGTGTTTCTGATCCTTGTTATGGATATTTAGCTGATTATTTTAGTTTTGGTGATGGATCTTGTATAAAAATTGATGAGTTAATTCATCCAAAAGTTGAAGCAGAAATTGCTTTTGTTTTAAAAAGTGATTTAAGTGGACCTGGTTGTCATATTGGTGATGTTTTAGCTGCAACAGATTTTGTAATGCCTGCTGTTGAAATTATTGACTCAAGATATAAAGATTTCAAATTTGACTTAAAATCTGTTATTGCTGATAATTCATCAAGTTCAAGATATGTAACTGGTGGAAGAATGAGAGATGTTAAAGATTTAGATTTAAAAACTCTTGGTGTTGTAATGGAAATAAATGGTGAAGTAGTAGAAGTAGGGGCTGGAGCTGCTGTTCTTGGGCATCCTGCAACTGCAATAGCTATGCTTGCTAATATGTTAGCTGAGAGGGGAGAGGTTTTAAAAGCAGGAACATTTATTCTTTCAGGTGCAATTACAGCTGCTGTTAGTGTAAAAAAAGGTGATAATGTAACAGTTAAGTTTCAAGATTTAGGAACTTTATCATTTAAATTTATATAA